Within Candidatus Poribacteria bacterium, the genomic segment GATCGCTATGAATGCGGATGGGACGCGCAGATATACGATGCCGGGTCAATCTACGACGGTCACTATAACGGCTGATATGGCCAATTCTTCGCTGTCTGTCGGATCAATGTTGGTCTCAACAAACGATGCGTTCATCGCTGCGATTGATGTACCCCTCTTTGACGAAGATGGGATGCCTGTTTCAGCGAGTCTTGATTTGATGGCGTATGACGCTGGTAGTGAAGATAACACAGAGATGGCTTCGGATATTCCGGGACCCCTCGGTTTAGATGAAGCGACGGATCCCCCAGGAAGCAATGAACGTGTTCCGACGGAAGGTGGCGTCATAGCAGCCCATGAAGGTATCCAAGGTGGTGGTGATGTCACTGAAGCGTTTGCGTGGGAAGAGCCGACGGCAATGTTGACGATCACGCCAGTTGATGCCCCTGCGGAACCGATGCCCGAGGAACCGATGCCTGAACCGGTCGTAGAAGGTCCTGGTTTTGATGTGACGCTTGAAGCGGGTTTGAACATGATTTCGATCCCTCTGATGCCGGCAGAACCCTACACGGCGAAATCGTTAGCGGAAATGCTGGGTGCGACAGCCGTTATTCAACTCGATGCAGCAACGCAGCATTTTGTCGGTTACACGATAGCCGATGAAGGTGATGGATTTGGCATTACGGGGGACAAAGGTTATATCGTGAACACACCGTCTGGCGGTATGGTAAAGTTCACGGGTGATGCATGGGACAACCAGCCTGAACCTGAAGAAGCCCCTGCTGAAGAACCAGTTGCCGAAGAAGAGGCTCCCGCAGAGGAAGAGGTTGTTGAGGAACCCGCTGCTGAAGAAGAAGCGCCTGCTGATGACGCAGCCGCTGATGCTGAAGTTGAAGCCGAAGCGAATGGTGATGCCGCTCCCGCCGCTCCCGCTCTCGCAACCTATAAAAGCGCATGGGCGTTCATCGTGACCAGCGACATCAAAGGCATGGAAACTGGAACGGCATATACCCTCGTCGCTGAGAACCTCCGCACTGGCACAATCGCCACGGAAAACGTCTCAAGTGCAACGAGACGCTCTTCTGCCGTCTGGGCAGACCTGAACCGCAAGAGCGTCGTTGAAGCCGGTGATAAACTCAAAGTCGCCCTTTACGACGACACCAACAGAATCGTCTCAGGTCCCTTCCAACGCACGGTGACGACGAGTGACATTCACAATGCCTTCTTGAGTCTACAACTGCGGGTTGGAGATGTGCAGCCACAAGACACGTTGCTTGCGCAGAACTTCCCGAATCCGTTCAATCCTGAGACATGGATTCCGTATCAGTTGAGCGAATCGACAGAAGTGAAGATTGCGATCTATGATGTATCGGGTCGTTTGGTTCGTTCATTAGATTTGGGTTGGCAGCCGACGGGTTCGTATATGACGCCGTCGAGTGCTGCGTATTGGGATGGTAGGAACGCTGTCGGTGAGCGTGTTGCGAGTGGTATCTACTTCTATACGCTACAGACATCAGATTTCGCTGCGACCCGACGGATGGTTATCCTTAAGTAGGTATAGCAGCAAAAGTACTTTTTGGTGAAACTTGAGAGCCAAAATTTGCTATTGAAAATAAAACGCCCCCCGAGTGCTATTCGGAAGTGTCGGTTGAGCTAATCGCGAATCAACGCCGATTAGCAGTCGGCGTTGGGGCGTTTTTTAATGTGTACACAAGGGAGAAATTTTTTGAATTATCTAAAAAGTATGTTACCTATTTATGCCGTGCTTGTGCTACTTTTCGTTACAAGCATCAGTAGTGCATTTGCCTTCTCTTTCGGTCCCCCGGAAGAAAAAACGGGGGCCCCTAATGAAGGGACCTGCGCGGACGCGGGTTGTCACACAGGTAATGACTTGAACGCCTCAGGGGGTTCACTGATATTGACAGCCCCGGAAACATATCAACCGGGTGGGGTTTATGAGATTATTGT encodes:
- a CDS encoding T9SS type A sorting domain-containing protein, encoding IAMNADGTRRYTMPGQSTTVTITADMANSSLSVGSMLVSTNDAFIAAIDVPLFDEDGMPVSASLDLMAYDAGSEDNTEMASDIPGPLGLDEATDPPGSNERVPTEGGVIAAHEGIQGGGDVTEAFAWEEPTAMLTITPVDAPAEPMPEEPMPEPVVEGPGFDVTLEAGLNMISIPLMPAEPYTAKSLAEMLGATAVIQLDAATQHFVGYTIADEGDGFGITGDKGYIVNTPSGGMVKFTGDAWDNQPEPEEAPAEEPVAEEEAPAEEEVVEEPAAEEEAPADDAAADAEVEAEANGDAAPAAPALATYKSAWAFIVTSDIKGMETGTAYTLVAENLRTGTIATENVSSATRRSSAVWADLNRKSVVEAGDKLKVALYDDTNRIVSGPFQRTVTTSDIHNAFLSLQLRVGDVQPQDTLLAQNFPNPFNPETWIPYQLSESTEVKIAIYDVSGRLVRSLDLGWQPTGSYMTPSSAAYWDGRNAVGERVASGIYFYTLQTSDFAATRRMVILK